In Desertibacillus haloalkaliphilus, a single genomic region encodes these proteins:
- a CDS encoding PTS transporter subunit IIC, with the protein MSEFLKKKGIEISFRTYFVTALSFMALGLFSSLIIGLIIRTIGEQLGLDWFYQMGDLAMGLMGPAIGVAVAYGLKAPRLVIFAAVVSGAAGAELGGPAGSFVAALLATEFGKLVSKETKIDILVTPFVTIAVGFFVATYIGPAIERGLTWFGQVIMWSTEQQPFIMGILVAVLMGLALTAPISSAAIAIMLELEGLAAGAATVGCAAQMVGFAASSYRENGVSGLVSLGIGTSMLQVGNVMKNPLILIPPTLAGAMLAPVATVGFQMTNNAAGAGMGTSGFVGQIMTFTSMGFSWQIFFLVLILQIVAPAIISLLLSEWLRKLQWIKPGDMKIEQ; encoded by the coding sequence TTGAGTGAATTTTTAAAGAAAAAAGGGATCGAGATCTCCTTTCGAACGTATTTTGTAACCGCATTAAGCTTTATGGCGCTTGGGTTGTTTTCCTCACTGATTATCGGTTTAATTATTCGAACGATTGGTGAACAGCTTGGCTTAGACTGGTTCTATCAAATGGGTGATCTCGCCATGGGGCTTATGGGCCCTGCTATTGGTGTTGCGGTTGCTTATGGTTTAAAAGCGCCACGGTTAGTCATTTTTGCGGCAGTTGTTAGTGGAGCAGCAGGTGCTGAACTGGGTGGTCCGGCTGGCAGTTTTGTAGCGGCCTTGCTAGCGACTGAGTTTGGGAAGCTTGTCTCAAAGGAAACTAAAATTGATATTCTCGTGACACCATTTGTGACTATCGCTGTCGGATTTTTCGTTGCGACATATATTGGACCAGCGATTGAACGGGGGCTAACGTGGTTTGGCCAGGTGATCATGTGGTCGACCGAGCAACAGCCATTTATTATGGGTATCTTAGTTGCAGTATTAATGGGCCTTGCGTTAACGGCACCGATATCAAGTGCAGCGATTGCAATCATGCTTGAGTTAGAAGGATTAGCCGCAGGTGCTGCTACAGTCGGTTGTGCAGCGCAAATGGTTGGTTTTGCAGCGAGTAGCTATCGTGAGAATGGAGTCTCTGGACTTGTTTCACTAGGGATTGGTACGTCTATGCTCCAAGTTGGAAATGTCATGAAAAACCCGCTTATTTTAATTCCACCAACGCTCGCCGGGGCAATGTTAGCTCCAGTAGCGACAGTCGGTTTTCAAATGACGAATAACGCTGCTGGTGCGGGAATGGGGACGAGTGGATTTGTCGGTCAAATCATGACGTTTACGTCGATGGGCTTTAGTTGGCAGATCTTTTTTCTCGTGCTGATCCTTCAAATTGTTGCACCAGCGATCATTAGTTTGTTGCTTTCAGAGTGGTTGCGTAAACTTCAGTGGATTAAACCTGGTGATATGAAGATTGAACAATAG
- a CDS encoding DUF84 family protein, whose product MRNIKSVAVGSKNQVKIKAVASVLRDPNITVTGFDVPSNVSNQPFSDEETRQGAINRARACHEKGEVDLSIGLEGGVVETAEGLMLCNWGALVDCENNTFVASGAKILLPEQIAEQVRAGDELGVVMEKFTSVLDIRQKEGAIGVFTSGYVTRQELFGHIVKLLFGQYEYSSKQKAGD is encoded by the coding sequence ATGAGGAATATCAAATCAGTCGCAGTAGGATCAAAAAACCAAGTTAAGATCAAAGCCGTCGCATCAGTGCTAAGGGACCCAAACATTACAGTTACCGGGTTTGATGTTCCTTCTAATGTTTCGAATCAGCCATTTTCTGATGAAGAGACTAGACAAGGTGCGATAAATCGGGCAAGAGCTTGTCATGAAAAAGGTGAAGTAGATCTTTCCATAGGGTTAGAGGGAGGAGTGGTTGAAACGGCTGAAGGCCTTATGCTTTGTAATTGGGGAGCACTGGTTGACTGTGAGAACAATACATTTGTGGCAAGTGGGGCAAAAATTTTATTACCTGAACAAATAGCAGAACAGGTAAGAGCTGGTGATGAATTAGGAGTTGTAATGGAGAAGTTCACGTCAGTATTAGATATTCGCCAAAAAGAAGGGGCTATTGGTGTCTTTACAAGTGGTTATGTGACGAGACAAGAACTGTTTGGACATATCGTAAAGTTGTTGTTTGGCCAATATGAATATTCGAGCAAGCAAAAGGCAGGGGATTAA
- a CDS encoding DNA translocase FtsK, protein MANVSKWIKKLQSMFFGNEYDEEEVREISKPKQQERKLGRIENDERASEPRVIHQYPKQGNFRFPMIDDDQNVREKQTERKGGTPPPQEFYEENEEQERVEPTKPTEPSKQIFANENFKPSSIPSPVHGFGAREKNESLGPNDHIGVQQTENEKIIPFLNSIRQRSRFVEEPDPIDKPLKNDPFVAVSKQDGNAPIHEGDESKQTQAHVHKREEKQPDTVEDQQMVHNDDESVEDVVHEAPSKQMKAESAATVEMNEEDPFIAPFAHESSEVNKQDEEQEANVEAFSTETADFEQESGQASAEIDELHLDVDRDEGENERIPAFSDDQNLLTEEYNLEATFETQWQAENEQASIGSEAELEEDEGVEQKHGEVVQEQESIERVEEIESSAKVEESEEERQSNNHLEPFERKSEVADTSLPSDKDQQIVAESKPQGKTEPEPTSTQAPVERNQREAIDRVQLEPSMTSEGQYQGEGDTARVTQHKTDSSQPASAVLTERKETEEKPRSQKTLVPFNVMMLSKDKAKQNQAKETNQGSYQFPSIQLLSIPPRQEEENTQWLEEQSQLLEETLANFNVKASVNHVTKGPSVTRFEVQPAPGVKVSKITNLTDDIKLSLAAKDIRMEAPIPGKNAIGIEIPNQVSTPVVLREIIRQEAFRKSKSPLMVALGLDISGEPIVTDLQKMPHGLIAGATGSGKSVCINSILISLMYKATPDEVKLLLIDPKMVELAPYRDMPHLVTPVITDSKQATMALKWVVEEMERRYELFSQRGVRDIGRYNELFTEETDEGPAMPYIVVVIDELADLMMVSPQDVEDAICRIAQKARACGIHLLLATQRPSVDVITGLIKANVPTRVAFSVSSQTDSRTIIDMSGAERLLGKGDMLFHENGSPKPVRVQGTFVSDDEIDRVMEFVKDQREPSYMFDNDHLVKAQKSIEQEDDLFEDACYYVIEQGGASSSSVQRRFRVGFNRAARLIDMMEAKGIVSEAMGSKPRQVLMTVDEFEERVLHHTD, encoded by the coding sequence ATGGCAAATGTTTCGAAATGGATAAAAAAATTGCAAAGTATGTTTTTTGGAAATGAATATGATGAAGAAGAGGTACGTGAGATCTCTAAACCAAAACAACAAGAGCGTAAATTGGGGCGAATTGAGAATGATGAACGTGCATCAGAGCCACGAGTCATTCATCAATATCCGAAGCAAGGGAATTTTCGTTTTCCAATGATTGATGATGACCAAAACGTTCGCGAGAAACAAACAGAACGAAAAGGTGGCACACCTCCTCCTCAAGAATTTTACGAGGAGAATGAGGAACAAGAACGTGTTGAACCAACCAAACCAACCGAGCCATCAAAACAAATTTTTGCAAATGAGAATTTCAAGCCCTCCTCAATTCCCTCACCGGTTCATGGCTTTGGTGCACGAGAAAAAAATGAGTCGCTTGGACCAAATGATCACATCGGTGTTCAACAAACGGAAAATGAAAAGATTATCCCGTTTTTAAATAGTATTAGACAACGTAGTCGATTTGTGGAGGAACCAGATCCAATTGACAAGCCGTTAAAAAATGATCCGTTTGTTGCGGTATCAAAACAAGATGGAAACGCACCGATCCACGAAGGTGACGAATCAAAGCAAACGCAAGCACACGTACATAAGAGAGAGGAAAAACAACCGGATACTGTTGAAGATCAACAAATGGTTCACAACGACGATGAATCAGTGGAGGATGTTGTACACGAGGCACCTAGTAAACAAATGAAAGCTGAAAGCGCAGCTACAGTGGAAATGAACGAAGAAGACCCATTTATCGCACCGTTTGCGCATGAGTCGAGCGAAGTAAATAAGCAAGATGAGGAACAAGAAGCTAATGTTGAAGCTTTTTCTACAGAAACGGCTGACTTCGAGCAAGAAAGTGGGCAGGCCAGTGCAGAAATTGATGAGTTGCACTTAGACGTTGATCGTGATGAGGGAGAAAATGAACGAATCCCTGCATTCTCGGATGATCAAAACCTACTAACAGAGGAGTATAATCTAGAAGCAACGTTTGAAACTCAATGGCAAGCAGAAAACGAACAAGCTTCAATAGGGAGTGAAGCGGAGCTAGAGGAAGACGAGGGAGTTGAACAGAAGCACGGAGAAGTGGTTCAGGAACAGGAATCGATTGAGCGAGTAGAAGAAATAGAATCTAGTGCGAAAGTGGAAGAGTCTGAGGAGGAGCGACAATCAAACAATCACTTGGAACCGTTTGAGCGTAAGTCTGAGGTTGCTGACACGTCGTTGCCTTCAGATAAAGATCAACAAATCGTTGCAGAGTCTAAACCGCAAGGGAAAACTGAACCGGAACCAACCTCAACGCAAGCACCAGTGGAACGTAATCAAAGAGAAGCTATAGATCGTGTGCAACTAGAGCCATCCATGACATCAGAAGGTCAGTACCAAGGAGAGGGCGATACAGCTAGGGTTACTCAGCACAAAACGGATTCCTCTCAGCCAGCAAGTGCTGTGCTGACGGAAAGAAAGGAAACCGAAGAGAAGCCGAGATCGCAAAAGACGCTTGTTCCTTTTAATGTGATGATGCTTTCAAAAGATAAAGCGAAGCAAAACCAAGCGAAGGAAACGAATCAAGGAAGCTATCAATTCCCATCGATTCAATTGCTCTCGATTCCGCCGCGTCAGGAAGAGGAAAATACACAATGGCTCGAGGAACAAAGTCAATTACTTGAAGAAACACTAGCAAACTTTAATGTCAAAGCTAGTGTTAACCATGTAACGAAAGGCCCATCCGTGACGCGGTTTGAAGTTCAGCCAGCTCCGGGTGTGAAGGTGAGTAAAATCACCAATTTAACCGATGATATTAAACTATCATTAGCCGCAAAGGATATTCGGATGGAAGCACCGATCCCAGGGAAGAATGCGATCGGGATTGAAATTCCAAATCAGGTGAGTACACCAGTTGTCCTGCGAGAGATTATCCGCCAGGAAGCATTCCGTAAAAGTAAATCACCATTAATGGTTGCGCTTGGCCTTGATATTTCTGGTGAGCCGATCGTCACTGACCTTCAAAAAATGCCACATGGATTAATTGCCGGGGCGACAGGTTCAGGGAAAAGTGTTTGCATTAACTCGATTTTGATTAGTCTCATGTATAAAGCAACACCAGATGAAGTGAAGCTATTGTTAATTGATCCAAAGATGGTCGAGCTCGCACCTTACCGTGACATGCCACATCTCGTTACGCCAGTGATTACCGATTCAAAGCAAGCGACGATGGCGTTGAAGTGGGTTGTTGAAGAGATGGAGCGACGTTATGAATTGTTCTCTCAGCGTGGGGTACGAGACATTGGTCGTTATAATGAGTTATTTACTGAAGAGACGGATGAAGGCCCAGCGATGCCTTATATTGTCGTTGTTATTGATGAGTTGGCGGACTTAATGATGGTTTCTCCGCAAGATGTTGAGGATGCGATTTGTCGGATCGCTCAAAAAGCTAGAGCTTGTGGGATTCATTTATTACTAGCTACCCAACGTCCGTCTGTTGATGTCATTACAGGTTTAATTAAGGCCAATGTGCCAACAAGAGTTGCTTTTTCAGTTTCATCTCAAACCGATTCAAGGACGATTATCGATATGAGTGGAGCAGAGCGATTGCTTGGAAAAGGGGATATGCTCTTTCATGAAAATGGCTCGCCAAAGCCCGTACGCGTGCAAGGAACTTTTGTAAGTGATGATGAAATAGACAGGGTTATGGAATTTGTTAAAGATCAGCGCGAGCCAAGTTACATGTTTGATAATGATCATTTAGTTAAGGCACAGAAGAGCATTGAGCAAGAGGATGACTT
- a CDS encoding DUF1444 domain-containing protein: protein MEIKDLKALLEKRLDRPEWKMTFNKDEETLRVEHKELKKGVTLSLKPLAAKYEQQKEAALDEVVRYVESALRAFDKKAELKGNEKDIFPVIRATSFPTETKDGKELLFEEHTAETRIYYSLDLGDSYTLITKEMLEDEGMTEEKVKEMALFNVRSLPCEVKEDTVAGNTFYFLSSNDGYDASRILNETFIAKMNERVEGQLALAVPHHDVLVFADIKNDQGYDVLAQLAFQFFSQGRVPITALPFLYEDRELEPIFILAQRKPKGK, encoded by the coding sequence ATGGAAATAAAAGATTTAAAAGCGTTGCTAGAAAAGCGCTTGGATCGTCCTGAATGGAAAATGACTTTTAATAAAGACGAGGAAACGTTACGCGTTGAACATAAAGAACTAAAAAAAGGGGTTACTCTTTCACTAAAGCCACTGGCTGCCAAGTATGAACAGCAAAAAGAGGCAGCACTTGATGAAGTGGTCCGTTATGTTGAATCTGCCTTGCGTGCATTCGATAAGAAAGCGGAGCTAAAAGGCAACGAAAAGGACATCTTCCCAGTGATCCGGGCAACGTCTTTCCCGACTGAAACAAAGGATGGAAAAGAGCTGTTATTTGAGGAACATACTGCTGAAACACGCATTTATTACTCGCTGGACCTCGGTGATTCGTATACGCTTATAACAAAGGAAATGCTCGAAGACGAAGGGATGACAGAGGAGAAAGTCAAGGAAATGGCGTTATTTAACGTCCGCTCATTACCTTGTGAAGTAAAAGAAGATACAGTAGCTGGAAATACGTTTTATTTCTTAAGCTCAAACGACGGTTATGATGCGAGTCGGATTTTAAATGAAACCTTTATCGCTAAAATGAATGAGCGTGTCGAAGGGCAGCTCGCTTTAGCCGTTCCTCATCATGATGTATTAGTGTTTGCTGATATTAAGAATGATCAAGGGTATGATGTATTAGCACAGCTTGCCTTTCAATTTTTTAGTCAAGGGCGCGTGCCAATTACTGCGTTGCCGTTTTTATATGAAGACCGTGAATTAGAACCGATCTTTATCCTTGCGCAACGAAAGCCGAAAGGGAAATAG
- the queF gene encoding preQ(1) synthase, whose amino-acid sequence MAKVEVNHSKYEGIRFDIDSEDVILVDILETIPYEYVGKDTEIVIPTDEFTSVCPWSGLPDFAEIKLTFIPNEHLVEMKSLKYYLTSYRNVGIYQEHATNRIMEDLVNLIKPKYLKIEALWNARGGLGTEVVCEYREEDKEEA is encoded by the coding sequence ATGGCGAAAGTAGAAGTGAATCATAGTAAATATGAGGGCATACGTTTTGATATTGATAGTGAGGATGTTATTTTAGTTGATATTCTCGAAACGATTCCTTACGAGTATGTAGGTAAAGATACTGAGATTGTCATCCCTACGGATGAGTTTACATCAGTATGTCCATGGTCAGGTCTTCCTGATTTTGCAGAAATTAAGCTAACATTTATTCCGAATGAACATTTAGTTGAGATGAAATCATTAAAATATTATTTGACATCATACCGAAATGTTGGGATTTATCAAGAGCATGCAACAAACCGTATTATGGAAGATCTTGTTAACTTAATTAAACCAAAGTACTTAAAGATTGAAGCACTATGGAATGCTCGCGGTGGGCTAGGAACAGAAGTCGTTTGTGAATACCGTGAAGAAGATAAAGAAGAAGCATAA
- the ytpR gene encoding YtpR family tRNA-binding protein: MNVFYNKTGIGDTLLVSLEEVNKEERRFKRTGDVARLYDKNSGKTVGYNLFNISTYGDVSGHGTIEITNELVEFINDVLAKNDVNETVTYDNSPKFVVGYVKEKEKHPNADKLNICQVNVGEAENLQIVCGAPNVDAGQKVVVALVGAVMPSGMVIKKASLRGVESTGMICSAKELELENAPQEKGILVLDDERQPGEDFFAK; encoded by the coding sequence ATGAACGTATTTTACAACAAAACAGGAATTGGTGATACACTACTTGTTTCATTAGAAGAAGTGAATAAAGAAGAGCGACGTTTTAAACGTACAGGTGATGTGGCGCGTCTTTATGATAAAAATAGTGGAAAAACGGTTGGTTATAATTTGTTTAACATCTCAACGTACGGCGATGTTTCAGGTCATGGTACGATAGAGATAACAAATGAGCTCGTTGAATTCATTAATGATGTCCTAGCAAAAAATGATGTGAATGAGACCGTAACCTATGACAATTCACCAAAATTTGTTGTCGGTTATGTTAAAGAAAAAGAAAAACACCCGAACGCTGATAAGTTAAATATTTGCCAGGTCAATGTGGGTGAAGCGGAGAACTTACAAATCGTTTGTGGCGCGCCGAATGTTGATGCAGGGCAAAAAGTCGTTGTCGCTTTAGTTGGAGCTGTGATGCCAAGCGGTATGGTCATCAAAAAAGCAAGCTTACGTGGTGTAGAATCTACAGGGATGATTTGCTCAGCGAAAGAGCTTGAGCTTGAAAATGCCCCACAAGAAAAAGGAATTCTCGTCCTTGATGACGAACGTCAACCAGGGGAAGACTTTTTTGCAAAGTAA
- a CDS encoding thioredoxin family protein has translation MKTLESISMYDEVIKEGQTVMMFSADWCPDCRVIEPILPEIEAVFPEVTFLYADRDEFIDLCSRLDVFGIPSFIFYRDGQEVHRFVSKDRKTKEEIVAFIREAEAK, from the coding sequence GTGAAGACGTTAGAATCGATCTCGATGTATGACGAAGTGATTAAAGAAGGACAAACGGTGATGATGTTTTCTGCTGATTGGTGTCCGGACTGCCGTGTGATTGAACCGATTTTACCTGAGATTGAAGCGGTGTTTCCTGAGGTCACGTTTCTCTACGCCGATCGCGACGAGTTCATTGATTTATGCTCACGGCTTGATGTCTTTGGCATTCCGAGCTTTATATTTTACCGCGATGGTCAAGAGGTGCACCGCTTCGTTAGTAAAGACCGAAAAACAAAAGAAGAGATTGTTGCGTTCATCAGGGAAGCTGAGGCGAAATAG